In [Phormidium] sp. ETS-05, the genomic window GCCTACGGCTTTGGCTCGCAACTTGTCAACTAAACCATCTCTACCGGTGAGCATGACGATCGGGACATGACGCAACTGGGTTGACTGACGCAACAGGCGTGAAAGTTCGTAACCGTTGATATCGGGCATATTGATATCCATCAGCACCAAAGCCGGTTTATGTCTAGCAAGAGCCGTGAGAGCTTTTGCGGGTTCAGTGATGCTCAAAACTCGGTAGCCAGCGGCTTCTAAAATCAGCTTCACATTGCGATGCACGGTTTTGCTGTCGTCAATGCAGGCAACAATTGGCCCATTATTGGTTTTCGGTGTTTGATAGGGGCTGACGCTCACAGCGCCTGCTTTTACCAGCGGCTGCAACATAGCGGCGAGAGCCAAAGCATCAGTTTTGAGCTGTTTGGCAGCTTCATACAAGCTGGGATTTTCATTGATGACTTTGGCCAAAGTTTTGATAGATGTCACATCCTGGATTTTTTGCCGAATTAAGAGGGCAAACTGTTCCAGGTTTTTGATACTGAAGCGCTGGAAAGGAGAGCTAATTTCCGGGTAGAGTTGCTGCCACTGGGCGATTAAACCGCGCATCGGCAAAACCACCTCTTTCAGAGGCACAGAGAGGAGGATGGGGTCGAGTCCCACGATTTTATCGAAATGCACCACCGCTTGGGGCAATGCCAGCACCTGTACCAAGGCTTCTTGGGTCAAGCAAAACAGGATTTTCCGCGCTTCTTGCAGGGATAATTTACCAGCTTTCCAGTACCGGCAAATCTCATCATAATCAGATTTGAAAGCGTTATTTGCCGTCATCTCCATTTTCGGATAGTAGCGATGCAGCAAATATTCCAGTCTTTCTTTTTGCCCTACGGCGCTATGGGCAAAGTTGACACTGCCATTACCGAAATAAATTCGCCAGTATATGGAGTTGTCCTTGGGGTCTGCCACGGTTAACCTACCGGTGATTTTCTTCTGGACGATATTTTGCAGGACTTTGGCCGGAGAATTGACAGTTTGAATCGTGGTTTTTTCTTCGGTTGCGATGTTGATGGTAGATGTCATGGTCAGCTCCACTATAATCAATTGTAATGGTCTTTATAGTTTTTTTGTTATTTGATTGGGGGATTGGTAGAGGCAACTCACTCCGCCGTAAGGCTGGAAGTAGCGCATCACCCATATATCCCCGAATACATAGAATCCTACAGGGTTAAACCTAAATTGCACATCGGGGAGACCACTATAATTTTTCTTCCGTATTATCGCGGAAACTGATTTCGTAAAAATACGGAGATATTATTACGGTGCTGCTGTTGGTGGCGAAGGGCACCGCTGGGAGGAGTTCTGGGGGCGTGGCTGTTCTTATCAACCCCGTAGCTGAAGAGTTTCACCGGCATTTCCGGTGAGAGGGGTCTATGGGACAACTGTCGCCTATTTATCAGCTTAAGGCCATTTGGAACATTTACTCTCATTGATAATAATTATTTACGATTTGGGTTAGAAGGCGGTGGTCCATCTGGCCGGGGAATTGGCAACTGCTTGGTATTAGGGAGCTGGGAACCTATATGATCGGGATAGTAGGAGGGCTTTTCCGGGCTTGCCTTTTACTCTCATTGATAATAATTATTTACGATTTGGGTTAGAAGGCGGTGGTCCATCTGGCCGGGGAATTGGCAACTGCTTGGTATTAGGGAGCTGGGAACCTATATGATCGGGATAGTAGGAGGGCTTTTCCGGGCTTGCCTCTAGAAGAAAAGCGGAGTATTAGGTTATGAGTTTTGACTACGATTTACTGGTTATCGGTGCTGGTTCGGGAGGACTGGCGGCTTCCAAGCGGGCAGCATCCTACGGAGCCAAGGTGGCAATTATTGAGGGTGACTTAGTGGGCGGGACCTGCGTTATCCGGGGATGTGTGCCGAAAAAGCTGATGGTGTATGCTTCGGCGTTCTCCCAACTGTATGAAAATGCGGTGGGATACGGTTGGGAGAAGGTGGAGCCGAAGTTTGACTGGGGGAAAATGATTGCTGCTGTGGATGGGGAAGTGCGCCGCCTCAGCCAACTGCATATCGGCTTTTTGGAAAAAGCGGGGGTGGAGTTGATTCGGGGAGTTGGCCAGTTTGTGGACCCCCACACGGTGGCGGTGGGGGACAGGAAAATCACGGCGGATAAAATCTTAATCGCTGTGGGGGGTGAAGCGGAGAAGCTCCATATCCCAGGGATTGAATATGCGATTACTCGGGAGATGTTCTTGCTCCGAGAGCAGCCGAAACGGATGGCAATTATCGGCGGTGGTTATATTGCGGTGGAGTTTGCCTGCATTATGCGGGGTTTGGGCTCTGATGTGAGTTTGATTATCCGCCGGGATTTGGTGTTGCGGGGGTTTGATGAGGATATCCGCACGGCGGTGCAGGAAGGAATGGTGAAGAAGGGGATTAATATTATCCCGGAAACTCTGGTACGGGGGATTGAGAAGACGCCGGAAGGTTTGAAGCTGACGTTATCTGGGGATGGGGAACCGCTGGTGGTGGATGCGGTACTTTGCGCTACGGGACGGAAACCGAATTTGGCGGGGTTGGAGTTGGAGCGTGTGGGGTGGAGGTGGCTAAAGGAGCGAACCGACAGGTCGGCGGAGCCATCGCGGTGACGGTGGATAGTTGCACCAATGTCCCGAATATCTACGCGGTGGGAGATTGCACGGACCGGGTGAATTTGACGCCGGTGGCGATCGCCGAAGGTCGGGCCTTCGCCGACACAGTTTTTGGCCACCAACCCCGATATATCAGTCACCACAATGTCCCCTCCGCCGTCTTCACTCAACCAGAAGCCGCCAGCGTCGGGATGACGGAAGGGGAAGCCCGGGCAAAATACGGCGATGCTAATATCAAAATCTATCGGGCTCGATTCCGCCCTATGTTCTACTCTCTCACGGGTGCCGATGAAAAAGCTATGCTCAAACTGATAGTTTTAGGTGAAACCGAGCGGGTGATCGGCGTGCATATGGTGGGCAAAGACGCCGCCGAAATCATTCAAGGTATGGCTATCCCTGTGGTGATGGGTGCCAGTAAAAAAGATTTCGACGCCACCACCGCCATCCATCCCACGGTTGCAGAGGAGTTTGTCACCATGCGGTAAGTTCGGGGAGACGGGGGGACGGGGTGACGGGGTGACGGGGGGACGGGGGGACGGGGGGACAGGGTGACTGGGAGACAGGGGGGACGGGGGGGATGGGGAGGGGTGGGAGGATGGGGAGGGGTGGGAGGATGGGGAGGAAGATTGCTTCCCTTCCACACTTCCCACACTTCCCACACTTCCCACACTTCCCACACTTCCCCCGTCCCCTGGTCCCCCCGTCACCCCGTCCCCCCGCTCCCCTGGTCTCCTGTGAATTCAGGGCAATGGAAAATGTATCCACCACCGGGCGGAAAGGTAAATATTTGTGTAGTATATGGCTCAAGCGTGATTTGAACACGCGACCAAGGGCTTATGAGTCCCCTGCTCTACCACTGAGCTACTGAGCCGTGTTTTTTTTAGCAGCTTTATCATATTAGCACATCAGAGCTGGTTGTCAATACCTTTGATAAAAAATTTTTTGGCGACCTAGGGACAAGGTGGACCAATTGAGGGCGGGGAGCAAAGAGCAGGGGACTCATAAGCCCTTGGTCTTGGCTCCCCCTGAGATGTAAAGAGTTAGATGTAACGAGTAAGCTGTACCCGGTAGCGGTCTTTTTTTGTCACCTGAATTTCGCCGACTTCCAGACGACCTTTGCCGCGAATGGCAATTAAGTCACTGGTTTTAACCTGATAACTGCTACTGGAGATTTCTTTCCAGTTCACCCGCACGTCTCCACCAGTAATGATTTCAGCCATTTTGCTGCGGGACATTCCGAACCCGGCGGAGGCGATCGCATCTAGCCGCAAAGAAGCCTCAACCGTGGTTAGTTCCTTTTTCTTCGGTTCTTTGACTTTCAGCTCGCTGAAATCGATAGTCTGGACTTTCACCGGTACAGAGCGCACCTGCTTGAGTTCGATTTCTAAAAATGGGACCAGCTCCGGCACCACAATTGCTTGGGCGCCCCGTTCCCCCAGCACCAGAATATCACCGGTTTTTTCCCGGACGATGCCAGTACCGAGGAGGGCGCCGAGGAAGTCGCGATGGTTTGCGGTGTCAAACAGAAAATTACCGGCAATTTCCACAGCCGCGATCGCCACTTGGGTTGGGTCCAGGGGGAGTTCGGCGCGAGCGATCGCCAGCCGTTGGCGTTCCGCTTGGGGATAACCCCCCCAAGACATGATGCTCACCTCTGTCAGTCGCCCAAAAGCCGCTTTCACCTCCGCCAACTCTGGCGGCGACAGAAAATCCGTCATCACCACTTCCCAAGTTTTGATTGCCTGCTCTGCTTTATCCAGCACCCGAGACAGGCAATCTTTATTTTCCACACCTTTTAACAGTTCTGGTTTAGGCAACATATAGCAATAAAATTATCTGACGGCTGGGCTTTAAGGACCCACAGGACTGGGAAACTAAGTTCGTAGTTGGGCTTTAGCCCACAAAAACGATTGCCCCCCAGTCCCCCCGTCCCCCCCTCTCCCTAAGTGGTAATGGTAGTATGTAAGATTTTCAGCAATTCTTGATTAGTATAAGGTTTGGATACAAAAGCTTTTACCCCCATACTAGCTGCCTCTGCAGTCATGGCGTGACCGCGCAACCCGGTAACAGCGATAATTTTAACATCCGGCGCGATCGCCTGCAAACACCGGATCGTACTAGGTCCATTGCGACCTGGCATCATCAAATCCAACAGGACCACGCTAATTTCATCTTGATACTGGACATATAAATCCACAGCTTCCAGGCCATTACTAGCCGTTAACACCCGGTAGGCATACTTTTCCAGAGTTGCTTTCGTGATTTCGCAAATCGGGGCCTCATCATCCACCAAGAGAATTAGCTGCCCTGTACCTGCAGGCATATCCAGATCTTCCTCCAGGGGAGCTTCCGCTGCCTCAAAAGCGGGTAAGTAAACCTGAAATTCTGTTCCCTCACCAACTTCGCTTTCCACACAAATAAAGCCGCCGTGACTCTTAACAATGCCAATCACCGTGGAAAGTCCCAAGCCAGTGCCTTTACCGGGCTGTTTGGTAGTGAAAAATGGTTCAAAAATCCGGTCTAAAACATCCGGGGGGATGCCAGAGCCAGTGTCTCTGACTTGAATCATCACATAATCGCCCGGTTTCACATTTCCGATTTGATTTCTGGCTGATTCTTCTGACACCACAACATTAGCAGCTTTAATTGATAAAGTTCCCCCATCCGGCATAGCATCCCTAGCATTTACACTGAGATTCATCAGGATTTGATGCAATTGGGTGGTATCACCATAGATTAACTGCAAGTCTCTCGGTATGTCCGAGAAAAAATCAATAGATTTAGGAAAAGTTTCCTTAGCAATAGCGATAATGTCATTAATCAGGTGACGGACTTGGACAACCCCGCGCTCTCCTTCAAACCCTCTAGCAAACGAGAGAACTTGCTTAATTAAGTCGGCGCCCCGTTTCGTATTGCTTTCCAACATCTGGAGCATCAGCTCCCGCTTATCCGGGGGCAGGTCGATTTGCAAAAGCTGTACTGCCCCGAGAATGGGTGTGAGAATATTATTCAAATCGTGAGCGATACCGCTAGCCAGAGTGCCGATGCTTTCTAGGCGCTGAGTGCGGAGGAACTGAGATTCCAGCTTTTTCTTTTCCGTAATATCCGTATTAACAGCCAGGATAGATTTGGGGACACCGCGCTCGTCCCGCACTAGAGTCCAGCGACTGGCAACCAGAGCCTCTTTACCATTTTTGGTGATTTGATGCAATTCTCCCTGCCATTCGCCCCGGGCGAGGACAATTTTTTTCGCCTCAATCAGGGATGATATACTTTTGCCCCCCAAGAGCTGATAGCCATTTTGGTTCATCGCTTCCAATGCGGTCCAGCCGTAGAGATGTTCCGCGCCTTTATTCCAGAATAAAATGCGGTTTTCCAAATCCCAAACCATAATGGCATCGGTAGCAATATCTAGGAGGGCAGCTTGCTCTTCAACTTGAGCCTCTGATTTTTTCCGTTCTGTAATATCGTACCAAGCCCCAACAATTTCCTCTACTCCTCCTTGTGGGTTATGCACCAGCTTCATTTCATCCCGCAACCACCGGTAGGAGCCATCCTGGTGGCGAAAGCGGTATTCTAAGGCATGATGTCCTACTTGGAATAAGCGGTTGAATTCAGCAAATACATGGGACTTATCATCTGGGTGAACCCGTTTCAGCCAGAAATTCGGTTCCGAGAGGAATTCTGCCGGTGTATATCCGAGCTTTTCCGTGATATTCTCACTCACAAAGGTGGCAGTAAAATTCTCCTTGGCTTCGCTGGTGTAGATAATGGCTGGGCTGGAGGAGAGGAGGTGTTGCAGCCGCGCTTGGGTAGAGCGCAGCATTGCTTCTGTGCGCTGAAGTTCATCTATTTTAGATTGGAGTTCTGCTTCTCGCACCACCCGTTCCGAGACATCCTCGATCGTGGTAATGGTCCCCAGAACCCGCCCATGTGCCATCAGGGGGGCAATGCGAACGCTCTGGAACATTTGAGGCAATTTGCTATTGACAGCGATCGCCGGTAGGGGTAGCAGATAGCCATGTAGGCGCTGGGATAAGAACACCACTTGACCGCTCAGAGCCTGATCGTAAAATCTTTCCACGCGCCTCTGTGCCAGTTGGGGATAGGCTTCCAGCAAATAGCGCCCCATCATCTCCGATGCCAACAAGCCACTGTGGATTTCTAGCCAATGGTTCCACCCAGTAATTTTTAAATTCACATCCGTGGTGAATATACCTTGGTCGGCGTGGTCGTTCAACCAGCCCAAAAGTGCCAAGTTTTTTGGGAAGTTATAGTTCACATCAATCATACCATCAGGGGATTACTTGCGGTTAGATTTTTAAATATTATCTAAATATAGTTTTTCTAATTTTTCCCGAGATTTTTTCTACTACTAGCCTGGTGAATAAGTAAAAATCCAGGAAAACTCAGTATTTAGTGGTGTAAGGAGGAATTTAAGCGCTATTTTGCGCCACATTTTCCACGGCAATATCCGCCCAATCGTCCACCGACTGGAGCAGCTTTTCCAAGGATACAACACCGAGAACCATCACCATATAACCTGTGACGGCATTTTCCCGCAGGCGAAAGGCGGTGTAAACCACCATCGCGTAACGCATTTCTTCCTTGCCAATGACCAAAGAGTGTAGCAACCCGTCGAGAGCTTCCAGGTACAGACGAGGTACAGAAAAAGAGATTTGGATTTCCAGGAGATTGCCAAACACGCTGAGACAGGCATTGAGGAGGATGTTACCTACCTCGGTGAGTACCTCAGCACCGGAGGCGTCCAGACGATCGCTGCGGGGACTTTCCTCGGGACAAACCAAATCGGATAACATCACGGCGCCGTCGTAATTGAGTAGTAACAGAGCATTGCCCGATACCGGTCCGTGGAAAATCTGCTGTACGGTAGCTACTTCTCCTTTGACGAAGGTCGCTAGTTTAGAACTTAGCTCCGCGATCGGATGGATGGAAACCATTGGCGCCTCTAGGAGGACACGATCGCCCGTCAGTTCCGACAGAGAAGCCGCAGTGCGAGCAAAACCGATGTTAATCAGCTCTGTCAGGGCATCCCGCTGTTTTTCCGTGAAGATGGTCATACTACCCCCTCAATGCCTAGAGCGTTATTCACTGCAGCCAAAACCTTTGCCGCCCCAAAGGGTTTGGTGACATAACCCACCGCACCTCCCGCCAAGACGCTGGTACGGGTCATTTCCTGCAAGTCAGCAGTAGCCATGATAATCTGGGCTTGCCCGTCTAATTGGCGCAATTTTTCCAGCACCTCCGTACCGCTCATTTCCGGCATTGCCATATCCAGCAATACCAGATCCGGCTTTTCCAAGAAATAAGTCTCGAGCGCGAGCAACCCGTTTGTCGCTTCGATAATCTCGTGCCCCTCTGGCTGCAGAATTTTTCTCAGTATTTTCCGCGACATCCCAGAGTCGTCCACAATCAAAATTTTAGCCATCACAGTGCCTCCAGAATCAGCCACTGCCTCGGGGTAAAAAGGCACTATCTTATTTTTGTCAACCCCGCTTCCACTACTGAGAGCCGTCGATCGGAGTACCCCGTGCCAGATCGGCAACATTGTAATTGTAACCCAATCAGTGGTACTGCGACTCAATCAATTAAGGTAGTGATAGAACCAAGATCCCCCATATCAGGGAGTCGCCCCAACACCTTCACTTCTCCAATGGCGGCGATGGATCAACTGTGCCTCTATGCCATTACGCCTCAACCCTACGACCTAACAGCCCCAAGGCTGGTAAATCTTCTCTGCTTAGGTTTAGAGCCCTCCTTCTCCCTGACAACCCCGAACTCAATCATACTTGATGCAAAACTTCATGTTTTGGTTAGATCCCAACAAAAATTAACAAACCTTTCTAGGTATTTAACCAAATTTTGATAGAATAGTGATGACTATTGCCAAAAATTTAGCAAACACACTATTCCACTTCGTCAACAGCCTTTTTTCTGACCCGTCTGGGAAAAAACGTCTGTGATTTTAGGGAAAAGCCAGCACCGATAAAAGCAGATTTTCCCCGGTCTCCCCATTCGGGCGAAGCGGGGGCTAGTGGCGCCAGGGGAATGGGGGACTTCTGGGAAATAGGGGGGAAGAGGGAGATTTCCTTCCCCACCCCCCTATTTCCTTACTCTCCAGGGCTAAAAGCCCCACAGACCCCAGAATCATGGTGAGCAGCTTCGCGGAGGATGCTCAGACCTCAGATGGTGCCATCAGCATCATATACGCGCAGGGTTTCGGGCTGAAACTGACGCAGAATCAGGGCAGCTTTAGTGGTGGCGTCGTCAGAACCGCGAACCACTACCAGGTACTTGCCCTCTTCGAGGTTGGCACGGTAGGAAAAAGCATCTTCACTGTCCCCAACCAAGGTAAAGCCGCCAGCAGAGAAAAAGGCGCCCATACCTCCAGACACAGCACCGAGCAACCCCCCCACCACGTGATTGCCGATCGGTCCGGCCCAGGCAAAAGTATCCAAATTCACCAACAGGCTGAAGGTCAAACCGGCAAAAAACCCAAATGGCATCAGCCAAGTGGCCATCAGCAGCACCCGACGGCGAGTTTTCTGCTTGGGGTCGAGCTGCCCCAACCCCTCGACGCTGAGATATCCCTTGCCAAAAATGGAAACTCGGGCATCGGCGGCGCCCTCTTTTTCCATCGCCACGGATACGGCTTCGGCACGTATTCGATCGGGAAATACAGCTACAACTAAGTTCATAAGCTCAACAACATTTAAATGGAATTACACGAATCAGACATCACCATAGGCAAAACCACTGGGATGGCGGTGACTCTGTACGGCCTTTGTGGTTGCCCCTACTTTGCCTGACCATTATCACCAAAAATTACCCTATTCCAGAATTGGCCACCTGATATCTAAAATCGAAAATTAAATGAATCTTAATTGCGTAATTGACAAATAATGGTATAATTCGCTGGGTGATACGGAGTTACGCCCGGAGGTGAGTGCGGTAATTGATAAATCCTGCCTGCGGGATCGAAATACTGAAATAAAAGAAAATTTTTCTGGCGAGGGAACGATCCAGCCCAGTTTACCGCTACAATGACCTACTGCACAGGAGCGTCCTTGCCCCTGGTGCTGCTGGAGACATGGCCTATCCTGTCTGTACAGCAACGGGGAGAGGGGGAAACCCCGGAGCCGGGGAGGGAGAAGGACCCCGGTAGCCCTGCCCAAGAAGCTCCCCATCTCCGTCGCCCGCCTTCCCCCCATTTCACCACCACCATCGCTTGTCATGCCAAAAGTTCTCGTATCCGATACTATCGACCAAGCCGGAATCGATATCCTGTCTCAAGTTGCTCAGGTTGATGTGAAAACCGGCTTGTCACCTGAAGAGCTAATCAAAATCATGCCGGAGTATGATGCGCTGATGATTCGCTCCGGCACCCGCGTCACCAAAGAGGCGATCGAGGCAGGTACTCAGCTCAAAATTATTGGCCGCGCTGGCGTCGGCGTGGATAATGTGGATGTGCCCGCCGCCACTCGTCAGGGAATTGTTGTGGTTAATTCCCCGGAAGGCAATACCATTGCAGCCGCCGAACACGCTCTGGCGATGATGCTGTCTATGTCCCGCTACATCCCCGATGCTAACCAATCCCTGAAAAACGGCAAGTGGGACCGCAAGAGCTTTGTGGGGACGGAAGTTTACAAAAAAACCCTGGGCATCGTGGGCCTGGGCAAAATCGGCTCCCACATCGCCGCTGCGGCTAAAGCTCTGGGGATGAAGCTGATTGCTTACGATCCTTTTATCTCCATTGAACGCGCCGAGCAACTGGGTTGCCGTTTGGTAGATATAGACCTGCTCCTACAAGAAGCAGATTACATCACCCTGCACCTGCCCAAAACCCCGGAAACTACTAACCTCATTGACGCCAAGGCTTTGGCGAAAATGAAACCCACCACCAGGATTATCAACTGCGCCCGGGGCGGCATTATTGATGAGGTGGCTTTGGTAGAAGCTCTCAAATCCGGTCGCATCGCTGGCGCGGCTCTGGATGTGTTCAATAATGAACCCCTAGAACCAGATTCACCCCTGCGTGAGGTGGGCAAAGAGCTGATCCTCACCCCCCACTTGGGAGCTTCTACTGCTGAAGCGCAAATTAATGTGGCGATCGATGTGGCGGAGCAAATTCGTGATGTACTGCTGGGACTGCCCGCCCGATCGGCTGTGAATATCCCCGGTTTGTACCCCGATGCTCTGGAAAAACTCAGACCTTACCTGCAGCTCGCCGAAACCCTGGGCAATTTAGTCAGCCAACTTACCGGCGGCAGGGTAGATTTACTCAACGTTCGGATGCAGGGAGAATTGGCCCAGAATGACAGTATGCCCGTGGTGGTGGCGGCCCTCA contains:
- a CDS encoding response regulator produces the protein MTSTINIATEEKTTIQTVNSPAKVLQNIVQKKITGRLTVADPKDNSIYWRIYFGNGSVNFAHSAVGQKERLEYLLHRYYPKMEMTANNAFKSDYDEICRYWKAGKLSLQEARKILFCLTQEALVQVLALPQAVVHFDKIVGLDPILLSVPLKEVVLPMRGLIAQWQQLYPEISSPFQRFSIKNLEQFALLIRQKIQDVTSIKTLAKVINENPSLYEAAKQLKTDALALAAMLQPLVKAGAVSVSPYQTPKTNNGPIVACIDDSKTVHRNVKLILEAAGYRVLSITEPAKALTALARHKPALVLMDINMPDINGYELSRLLRQSTQLRHVPIVMLTGRDGLVDKLRAKAVGAQDYVTKPFNPDQLLQSVANQINNNQKQQVENIPQVPAMQVAYS
- a CDS encoding photosystem II S4 domain protein; this translates as MLPKPELLKGVENKDCLSRVLDKAEQAIKTWEVVMTDFLSPPELAEVKAAFGRLTEVSIMSWGGYPQAERQRLAIARAELPLDPTQVAIAAVEIAGNFLFDTANHRDFLGALLGTGIVREKTGDILVLGERGAQAIVVPELVPFLEIELKQVRSVPVKVQTIDFSELKVKEPKKKELTTVEASLRLDAIASAGFGMSRSKMAEIITGGDVRVNWKEISSSSYQVKTSDLIAIRGKGRLEVGEIQVTKKDRYRVQLTRYI
- a CDS encoding PAS domain S-box protein, which encodes MNYNFPKNLALLGWLNDHADQGIFTTDVNLKITGWNHWLEIHSGLLASEMMGRYLLEAYPQLAQRRVERFYDQALSGQVVFLSQRLHGYLLPLPAIAVNSKLPQMFQSVRIAPLMAHGRVLGTITTIEDVSERVVREAELQSKIDELQRTEAMLRSTQARLQHLLSSSPAIIYTSEAKENFTATFVSENITEKLGYTPAEFLSEPNFWLKRVHPDDKSHVFAEFNRLFQVGHHALEYRFRHQDGSYRWLRDEMKLVHNPQGGVEEIVGAWYDITERKKSEAQVEEQAALLDIATDAIMVWDLENRILFWNKGAEHLYGWTALEAMNQNGYQLLGGKSISSLIEAKKIVLARGEWQGELHQITKNGKEALVASRWTLVRDERGVPKSILAVNTDITEKKKLESQFLRTQRLESIGTLASGIAHDLNNILTPILGAVQLLQIDLPPDKRELMLQMLESNTKRGADLIKQVLSFARGFEGERGVVQVRHLINDIIAIAKETFPKSIDFFSDIPRDLQLIYGDTTQLHQILMNLSVNARDAMPDGGTLSIKAANVVVSEESARNQIGNVKPGDYVMIQVRDTGSGIPPDVLDRIFEPFFTTKQPGKGTGLGLSTVIGIVKSHGGFICVESEVGEGTEFQVYLPAFEAAEAPLEEDLDMPAGTGQLILLVDDEAPICEITKATLEKYAYRVLTASNGLEAVDLYVQYQDEISVVLLDLMMPGRNGPSTIRCLQAIAPDVKIIAVTGLRGHAMTAEAASMGVKAFVSKPYTNQELLKILHTTITT
- a CDS encoding chemotaxis protein CheC; the protein is MTIFTEKQRDALTELINIGFARTAASLSELTGDRVLLEAPMVSIHPIAELSSKLATFVKGEVATVQQIFHGPVSGNALLLLNYDGAVMLSDLVCPEESPRSDRLDASGAEVLTEVGNILLNACLSVFGNLLEIQISFSVPRLYLEALDGLLHSLVIGKEEMRYAMVVYTAFRLRENAVTGYMVMVLGVVSLEKLLQSVDDWADIAVENVAQNSA
- a CDS encoding PleD family two-component system response regulator; the encoded protein is MLPIWHGVLRSTALSSGSGVDKNKIVPFYPEAVADSGGTVMAKILIVDDSGMSRKILRKILQPEGHEIIEATNGLLALETYFLEKPDLVLLDMAMPEMSGTEVLEKLRQLDGQAQIIMATADLQEMTRTSVLAGGAVGYVTKPFGAAKVLAAVNNALGIEGVV
- the serA gene encoding phosphoglycerate dehydrogenase, whose translation is MPKVLVSDTIDQAGIDILSQVAQVDVKTGLSPEELIKIMPEYDALMIRSGTRVTKEAIEAGTQLKIIGRAGVGVDNVDVPAATRQGIVVVNSPEGNTIAAAEHALAMMLSMSRYIPDANQSLKNGKWDRKSFVGTEVYKKTLGIVGLGKIGSHIAAAAKALGMKLIAYDPFISIERAEQLGCRLVDIDLLLQEADYITLHLPKTPETTNLIDAKALAKMKPTTRIINCARGGIIDEVALVEALKSGRIAGAALDVFNNEPLEPDSPLREVGKELILTPHLGASTAEAQINVAIDVAEQIRDVLLGLPARSAVNIPGLYPDALEKLRPYLQLAETLGNLVSQLTGGRVDLLNVRMQGELAQNDSMPVVVAALKGLLSQALRERVNYVNATIEAKERGIRVIETRDASMRDYAGSLHLSAKGALGEHSVTGALLGDGEIRITDVDDFPINVPPSRYMLFTRHRDMPGIIGKIGSLLGSFNVNIASMQVGRKIVRGDAVMVLSIDDPLPDGILAEIMKVPGIRDAYTVTL